Proteins encoded together in one Aurantiacibacter aquimixticola window:
- a CDS encoding fasciclin domain-containing protein, which translates to MKKFTIALASAASLALVACGDTATEDTTMDDEATMADGTSVDENQPGTIVEVAQGNGDFSTLVSAVQTAELGETLSGEGPYTVFAPTNSAFEAVDPATMEQLMSEEGREQLTGILTYHVVEGETNAEALTQAITEAGEGGYTITTVNGAELTATVDGGNVILTDAAGNTATVVQTDVDASNGIIHAIDSVLMPQ; encoded by the coding sequence ATGAAGAAGTTCACAATCGCGCTTGCCTCTGCCGCCAGTCTCGCTCTGGTCGCTTGCGGCGACACCGCCACCGAAGACACCACGATGGATGACGAGGCCACCATGGCCGATGGTACGTCGGTAGACGAAAACCAGCCGGGTACGATCGTAGAAGTTGCACAGGGGAACGGAGATTTTTCGACCCTCGTGAGCGCCGTCCAGACCGCTGAACTCGGCGAAACGCTGTCGGGCGAAGGGCCTTACACTGTTTTCGCGCCCACCAATTCCGCTTTCGAAGCGGTCGATCCGGCAACGATGGAACAGTTGATGAGCGAAGAAGGTCGCGAGCAACTCACCGGCATTCTGACCTATCATGTCGTGGAAGGCGAGACGAACGCCGAAGCGCTGACGCAGGCCATTACCGAGGCGGGTGAAGGTGGCTACACGATTACCACCGTCAACGGTGCGGAACTGACTGCAACCGTCGATGGCGGAAACGTCATTCTGACCGATGCGGCCGGCAATACCGCTACTGTCGTTCAGACGGATGTGGACGCCTCCAATGGCATCATCCACGCCATCGATTCGGTGCTCATGCCGCAGTAA